In the genome of Methylomagnum ishizawai, the window GGCGGCGACCGGGCGGCTGTCGTCGTCCGATCCCAATTTGCAGAACATCCCGGTCCGCACCGAAGCAGGCCGCCGTATCCGCCAGGCTTTCGTGGCCCCGGACGGTTATCGCATGGTGGCGGCGGATTATTCCCAGATCGAGCTACGGATCATGGCCCATTTTTCGGGCGACCCGAACCTTTGCGCCGCCTTCGCCGATAACGCCGATGTCCACCGCCACACCGCCGCCGAAGTGTTCGGCGTGGCCCCCGACCAAGTGACCCCGGATCAGCGCCGTTCGGCCAAGGCCATCAATTTCGGCTTGATCTATGGCATGTCGGCCTTCGGCCTCGCCCAGCAATTGGGCATCGAGCGAGGTTTGGCCCAGGCTTATATCGACGCCTATTTCCGGCGCTATCCCGGCGTCAAGGCCTTCATGGACCAGACCCGCGAATCCGCCAAGGCCAACGGCTACGTGGAAACCCTGTTCGGGCGCAGGCTCTATATCCCGGAGATCGATTCCCGCAACGCCCAGCGCCGCCAATACGCCGAGCGCACCGCTATCAACGCGCCCATGCAAGGGACGGCGGCGGACATCATCAAGCGGGCGATGATCGCGGTGGATGGCTGGATTCAAGGCCAGCCCGAACCCGGCGCGGTCAAGATGATCATGCAGGTCCACGACGAACTGGTGTTCGAGGTGCGGGAAGACCTCGTGGCGCGGACCCGCGCCGAAATCCGCGTCTTGATGTGCGCGGCGGCGGAATTGGCGGTGCCGTTGTTGGTGGAGGTGGGCGTCGGCGGGAATTGGGACGAGGCGCATTGAACGCATGGCGCTCCGGGCGCGAACACCCACCCCCGGCCATGAAAAAGCCAAAGCCGGGGAACCGGCTTTGGCTGTTGGCGGAAGGGGCGCTTATTTTTCCGGGAGGAACCCCGGCCCGGCCAGGCCCGGCCGCCAAGCTGCCACCGGTTCGCTGCCCGCCGCCGGGTCGCGCACCTCGACCGGCCGGCCCAGGCACAGCCGCTGGAACACGCCCGCCGCCGCGATGCCGTTCAGCACGAACGAGAGCGCGATCAAGGCCACCAACCAGGGGAAGTGTTCGCTGACATGGTAGAGCAGCAAATCCTCGCCGATGAAGGCGGGCGTGACCGGGAAGCTGACCAGCCCCAGGAAGCACAGGAACAGCAGGATCGACAGCGCGGGCTTGCGCTCGGCCATGGCCCGGTAGGCATAGGGCGCGGCGGCGAAGTCGTCCCCTTTGAGCAATAGGGCGAGGAGTCCCAACCCCAGGCACCAGGCCGGCAGGAGGCCGCTCAGGAATAGCTCGACATGGTCAGCCGCGTTGTCGCCCGCCAACCAGGCCACGCCGCCGCTCAAAAGGCCGCTGAAACCCACCAGGTTCCACACCCGGAACACATCGCGCTTTTCCGCGAACGCGCCCAGGGAAGCGACGAGCATCGCCAGCGCCGCCGGAATCGCCAGATAAGGCCGGGGCAACAGCCCGCTTTCGAGTCCCAGCCAGCCCAACCCGATCACGCCCAAGGCCACCCCGAGCTTACGCCAGGGATCGACGGCGTTGATCGCCGCGCCCGTCCGTTTCAAAGGTTCCCACAGCACGGCCCTCACCCCGGTTTCCAGGTTGAACTCCTGTAGGGCGAGGACTTGCAGGGTGGTTTCCAGCGCCTCGGGCAGGCTGCTACGCAGGGAGCGCGGCAGATGCCGGGCGAAGGCGCTGTGCTTGATATCGAAGCCGGTGTTGGCGGCCCCTTCGACCCTGAGCAAATGGGCGACGATGGAGGGCGACACCAACAGTTGATAGCAGCGCAGGAAGGTATTGCCCATGAAATGCAGCAAGACCAGGGATTCCAAGCCCAGCGCCAGTTCCATGAACATGAAGCCCACCTGGGCGATGGAGGCGTAGGCGATCTGGCCCTTGATATTGGATTGGGCCTTTTCCGCCACGCTGGCGACGATCACGGTCAAGAGTCCGATGGTCAGCACCAGCGCCCGCGACAAGAACTCGAAGCCCCAAATCGGCAAGGTCCGCAGCAGCAGGAACACGCCCAGATGTACCGACAAGGCCCCGTAGAAAATCGCGCTCGACGGCGTCGGTCCCTCCATGGCGCGGGGCAGCCAGAAGCAGAACGGGAACTGGGCCGATTTCCCCGAGGCCGCGATCACCAGGCACAGTGACAGCGCGAACAAACCCAAGGTCCCGCCCGGTGGCACCGCGCCCTGGCCGAAGACCGCGCCTAATTGGCTGAAATGGTTGCTGCCGTGCAGGAATAAATCCATCAGCAGGGCACCCAGCAACAGCCCCAGGTCGCAGAAGCGGTAGACGGTATAGGCCCGCAAGGCGTTGCGGATCGGCTGCGCCCGGTGCCGGTAGAACGCGATCAGGAGGAACGAGGCGATGCCGACGATTTCCCAGCCCGCGAACAACATATCCAGCGAACCCGACAAAATCACCATGTTCAGCCCGAACACGAAGCCGAAGATGGTCAGGAAGAAGCGCTTATATCCCAGCTCGCGGTGCAGGTAATACCGGCAATAGCGCACGATGACCGAGAAAATCACCCAGGTGCAGAACAAATAGGCCGCGCCCACCGGGTCCAGGTAGAACAGGATATGGAAATGGTATTCGGCCTGTTCGTACAGCGTGACCCACAGATATTCATGGGCCGGGAAGCCCTCGAACGCCCAGGTCGCCAACAGTCCCAGGATCGCCGCGCCCATGGCATGGGTGGCCCAGAAACTGATATTGGCGACCCGCCGTTCGCTCGAACCCAGGACGAAAATCAGCAGCCAACCCAACAGCGGCAGGAATTGGCAAGCCACAAGCAAGCTGTTCATACGGACTCCTTGACGAGGCGGTGGACCGGGATGGTGCGGGTATGGCCGGGGAAGATATCGAGCGAGCAGGCGGCTTGCGGCACCGGGATGTCGGTGGGCAGGTCCAAGGGTTCCCAGCCATGCGGGGTGTAGAGCA includes:
- a CDS encoding proton-conducting transporter transmembrane domain-containing protein: MNSLLVACQFLPLLGWLLIFVLGSSERRVANISFWATHAMGAAILGLLATWAFEGFPAHEYLWVTLYEQAEYHFHILFYLDPVGAAYLFCTWVIFSVIVRYCRYYLHRELGYKRFFLTIFGFVFGLNMVILSGSLDMLFAGWEIVGIASFLLIAFYRHRAQPIRNALRAYTVYRFCDLGLLLGALLMDLFLHGSNHFSQLGAVFGQGAVPPGGTLGLFALSLCLVIAASGKSAQFPFCFWLPRAMEGPTPSSAIFYGALSVHLGVFLLLRTLPIWGFEFLSRALVLTIGLLTVIVASVAEKAQSNIKGQIAYASIAQVGFMFMELALGLESLVLLHFMGNTFLRCYQLLVSPSIVAHLLRVEGAANTGFDIKHSAFARHLPRSLRSSLPEALETTLQVLALQEFNLETGVRAVLWEPLKRTGAAINAVDPWRKLGVALGVIGLGWLGLESGLLPRPYLAIPAALAMLVASLGAFAEKRDVFRVWNLVGFSGLLSGGVAWLAGDNAADHVELFLSGLLPAWCLGLGLLALLLKGDDFAAAPYAYRAMAERKPALSILLFLCFLGLVSFPVTPAFIGEDLLLYHVSEHFPWLVALIALSFVLNGIAAAGVFQRLCLGRPVEVRDPAAGSEPVAAWRPGLAGPGFLPEK